The window ATGTTAGTTTGTCAGTACTCCTCcatctttttctgtatttttccctTTTAGTAATTTGTTAAACTTGGTAGAAAGTAAATTAAAGTTCTGTCCACACTGGAATCTTACCTGTTGTCACTCTTTCCTCTTTGTGGTTTTTGGGATCCAGCTGTTCTTTCTGCTCTTCAACATTTTCAAAAATCTGTCTGTTGTAGCATTGTGGGTTGTTTTCAGAGACAATGGCATCTATTTTTTCCAGAAGAGAAATGATCTCGTTTTCATCCATCATACATCTTGTACATGTGTGGTATCTTTTTTCAGAAAAACTACTCTCAGCTTTCAGGTCTGCCAGTGCACTTTCACAGCTTTCATCTGACTTGTGAATCACAACTGTCATTACATAAGAAAGATTTCCTTTGCCGAAACCTTTTTCTAACCACTGTATTCCTGACCTGTACAGGCTGCTGTGAAGGCCGTTTGGCAGCAGTAAGATAAAGGCATGGACTGCCTGAATGGATGGGATTTGGTCAGCATTTGGAAGACCAAGCATGTTAATAACACAGATGTGCTGACCACACAAATCATACAGTTTGGACGAAAACTGCtccatgtttgtttgcttgtcatGGTCaattaagatattttttgatccAATCTCAATGGAGTTGGTGTCACCCATTAACACAAGTTTGAGTTTGGGTATTACTGAAAAAGAGCTTCAGTAGTTAAACCACAGAGTTCATTATAATCTGCTGAGACTACAGCCCAAGTATGAGTTGTAAAATAAGCCTTCCAACCAATCATCCTAAAGTATTACCTTTGTCATCGCTTGCCTCAGATGCAGTTTTAGTTTCAGCCTCCCCTTCTGTGCTACTTTCACTCTTTTCTGAGAGCTGAGCATCATGAGGATCATTCACTGGATCACTCTAAGAAAAATGAGATTTTATTTGGTAATTAGTTTCAGTTTTGAACAAATTGGGAATATGATATATAAAATAGAAGCACAGTCAAACAACAAAATATCACatggaaatgtatttttttaaattcaggaTTGCACATGTGTGTTGTGCAATAATCCTGACCTGATAGAGAAGAAGTCatcacttaaaggtagggtaggagatcctggattttgagtccagcgaagctgcattttgaaaatacacaggtaaaaagtcccaacccttttcttcactttccccccgaaggcacgcctctagagtacatgaacgcgcacaagcacgaaggtgcacgagcgctgttctgacagcaagcatcgatcgttgccgtatttagtatttagtatttggtatatgctaactatacgtttaataatgctaggtgctagccaagctggctctagtttagcttcctgccaagcttctggacacgtaaagggcagattatagttctgcgtctatcgtcttgacgtgttgctttgctctggtcacgaaccacttttcatgttatggttctgcaaccttgGTCTGGGGACGCACAGCGGTTTCCCCCCCAAAAGTATTTGAgaactcgcgagaatttcggtgggcggtgacgagaacttcagcggcgccggcggaagtttttatctttcaaaacaacaatcgcgtgtatgcaagatatggatctggagttgctcgacatcgaagaagaacagcttattttattggagttggcgaaaatgcaaaggaggaagccacacagacaaccggaaaggcataccaaggaccaatcacagccgcttttgtctgcgcacttccgttggtggtctgcgtgcgtctgtcgcgtagtcaggatttttttgaggtgcacgagaacgcgcgcagagcgtctgcgtgggggagtggtcaagattttgacgctcgcagaggctatgcgtccgagtgtcagaggctttgcgtctgaagcataaatcaggcttaattCGTTCAGgaagcagggtacgcgcacagggggaaggagggggagggaggagcagattgcagtttgatagacagcatcagtatccaatcattgtgaacggtccgttcacaatgattggatactgtttttcctagattgtacgttcgagaggccactaaaacttgtCATATTTGTgccaaaacttttaattaattggttgcaatgggggtgtgaagagtatttcaagcaatatgtaaaaaaatgttccagaaaaagatcccctaccctacctttaaaagcTATGGAAATCGTTTGGGTTGTAAAACTGCTGTAAGGATATCTAAAAGAGGGAGAAAATATCTTGTTCTCACCTCGGTGTCATCATTACTCTCCAGGTGGACTGCAGGGCCATAAGAGAAAGCAAAGTACACATAGGATTGGTCTAATTTTTGAAAAGTGACAATTCAAAGTGCAGCATCCTACAATCAGTGCATCTACAAGTATCTGTTCTTTAATTCCACAACTCTCAACCTCCCCGCATAACACTCATCCCACATATTTCTGTTGATAGTACTGTGTATATTCCCCCACCCCTTAGATGTTTACTTATTTATCTTAAATTTATTTTTCCCCATTTCATTCTTATTTTGCTACCTTGAAAAGTTGAGCTATTTGCAATACACATTTCACTGCTGGTGCACGTGCACAGCTGCAGGGGACAAATAAAGATTCTGGATTCTTCTTGATAAAGTTTCTTGAGTATgacatctgctctgatgtggaaacagTGTTTCCCTTCAATCCCCTGTAGGGGGCAGTAGTGCATAGAGCACCATTATGGGTCATATTTAGGGGAATCAACAAATGACACATGATTCATAATAACTGAAGGACATATTGTGCTCCAGAAAttgaggatttctttttttcctccttttttgttCACCCAACCACAGTACATAGTTACAGTTACAAATACTAAAAATTAGAATTAAAAATGATTGTAATCAGAATTGGCCTCATAGTCCATCACTAGTTAGCTTCTTGCAATGTTAGATTGGATGTGGTGTGCATTGTTGGAGGAATATGAAACCCTTGCAGTTCCAGGATGTTGATTACACTTTGCATCAAGTCGTTATTaaataagacaaaacaaaatatataatTTGTTATTCTCCAAGAAGAGCTTTCTGCCCGTACATGttcacagcaaaaaaaatatccaaaatTATTTGGGGAAGGTTAaagggagatttttttttttattgtcacaaTTAGACAGGTCTGCATGTGGTGTGGTAGTTAGCAGATTAATAGTTGATTCTAAACTGTCCGTAGGAGAGAGCGtgctctgtgtggccctgtgatgaacttGCAACCTGCCCAGGTTATACCCCACCTCTCCCACAATGGtagctgggataagctccagtGAGCAGAACTCCCTTTAGTGTTGATCTTACTTTTTGTAATATTATAAACATTTTACATGCTTAGAAGCTTTGTGAAAACAAAGGGCATAATGTGgtatttttaaacagaaactgtgCATTGAAACATGTTAGTTTGTCAGTGCTCCtcaatttttttctgtatttttccctTTTAGTAAGTTGTTCAACGTGGTAGAAAGTAAATCAAAGTTCTGTCCACACTGGAATCTTACCTGTTGTCACTCTTTCCTCTTTGTGGTTTTTGGGATCCAGCTGTTCTTTCTGCTCTTCAACATTTTCAAAAATCTGTCTGTTGTAGCATTGTGGGTTGTTTTCAGAGACCATGGCATCTATTTTTTCCAGAAGAGCAATGATCTCGTTTTCATCCACCATACGTCTTGTACATGTGTGGTATCTTTTTTCAGAAAAACTACTCTCAGCTTTCAGGTCTGCCAGTGCACTTTCACAGCTTTCATCTGACTTGTGAGTCACAACTGTCATTACATAAGAAAGATTTCCTTTGCCAAAACCTTTCTCTAACCACTGTATTCCTGACCTGTATTGGCTGCTGTGAAGGCCGTTTGGCAGCAGTAAGATAAAGGCATGGACTGCCTGAATGGATGGGATTTGGTCAGCATTTGGAAGACCAAGCATGTTAATAACACAGATGTGCTGACCACACAAATCATACAGTTTGGATGAAAACTGCtccatgtttgtttgcttgtcatGGTCaattaagatattttttgatccAATCTCAATAGAGTTGGTGTCACCAATTAACACAAGTTTGAGTTTAGGTattactgaaaaagaaaagggaaaaaaggagCTTCAGTAGTTAATCCACAGTGTTCATTATAATTTAATGAGTATGTGTTGTTAAATAAGCCTTCCAACCAATCATCCTAAAGTATTACCTTTGTCATCGCTTGCCTCAGATGCAGTTTTGGTTTCAGCCTCCCCTTCTGTGCTACTTTCATTCTTTTCTGAGTGCTGAGCATCATGAGGATCATTCACTGGATCACACTAAGATAAATGGGATTTTATCTGGTGATTAGTTTCAGTTTTTAACAAATTGAGAATATGATGTATAAAATAGAAAATATCTTGTTCTCACCTTGGTGTCATCATTACTCTCCACGTGGACTGCAGGGCCATAAGAGAAAGCAAAGTACACACAGGATTAGTCTTTGAAACAAAATAcctgaaaaattattttcaaatgtttagATTACCTTCATCATTTGTCACAGAGCAAACCAGTTTGGTTTCAGATTCTCCCTCCCCTCCTGCTGGTGTGtcgtctttgttttcctccatcttATCTGCTTTTAATCTTTAAAATACAACACAAAGTTTCTAATGAAACTGCCACAATACTTCAACACTGCAAATGTTCAACACCATTCAAAGTGTAACCCTGATGAATCCTGCCTGCTGATATTGGTAAGGAAATGTTCCAAATgcaaaagagttgcagacttgtcttttttcctgttttatttggcaTGAACAGAGAGGATGCATTTCAAACAACAGTGCACAAAACCGTCAGTGGGTCCACTTTAAATACGTAAATTGTATTTGGAGGAAAATCTTTTTGCTGAAAGGTGGatatctgtttttgtttctatgtCTGATTTCCTGTATCAAAATCACTTGGAGGTTTGCTGAAGGCTGGATTGTACTTAACTTCAGAGGAGTGTTTGTTTCATGTTAATCTAAAAGGACATTCTATAAAAACCTTTGGACTGTCCCTTGGAAGGGCTCAACTGTGCTGCTGTTTAAAGAGGAAGTCCGGCTCAAAAGCAGCCCATTTATAGGGCGTATGCTTACGCAGGTGTTCAGATTTGTTTAGTTAGTACATATGGGATAAAATGAAAGGTAATTAAGACAAATACTGATCAatgtacaaataaaatgtatatttgaGTTAGATAGAAAAAATTGAccaaaatcaaatgtatttgctGATAACTTGTTACCTTTGATCTGTAGGTGTGACCTGATAAGCCAAGTTTAACTGTGAAGAGAGGACTATGCACTGCCAGTCAGAGGGGCAGTTTTCTGTGGAAACCACAGCTCAGTGTAATAAAGTGAGTTAGAACAGATTTGTGATGCAAAAGGTTTGTTTTAAAAGAACATACAAATCTTTTATTTGTTAGCATTAAATTAGAAGTGTTTAAATGTATATTCTGAGAGATGGGAAGTTTCCCAACACAATATCTcaataaacccccccccccccccatacatTTGACACTAATCACTTTATATGGACAAAGTGAACTGTATTGCACtaccatttattttattttatcttttatttctgtaaataagtcatgtatttttcttctgtttctatttcttttatgtttttattctaCTTTATCTTTATACTGTTTTACTGTCTTCTGTTTCTCGGAGCCTTGCAAAGGAATCTCGTTCAAATGTGCATTGCAAATGTGTTTttgaatgacaataaagtctgtCTAAGTCTAATatattcaatatatatatacagtatatatatatatatatatcacaatATACAGTATCATATAATTTCTGTGTAAATTCCAAAATGTTcatattaaagtgatactccggagtagattcaacctggggtcatttgaaccgtgatatccagccaagtagcccacccgcagttttttcgatattgactgaacatcagctgagttactgagttatcccgaatagcttcgtacaagggttaatggatcctggtccgtatctccaaaattaccacactaaaatcacatgccatgacaccaaacttctacagtagtacaaatatggtctgtactcaccaaacgatgcatttggaagtttgaaaatagtccaggagtttattattatcaacacaagcctgatagcttctctgcagctaaagctgcgtcgacgtcacttcagggagctgggagcttcaaagtaagatgagggttgatctactactgtagacaacaaagtatatgctatattctacatgtttttttatgaatttttatgttgtagagttgtgaagttattttatcaatggagaaactgagcagccttgctttgttgtctacagtagtagatcaaccctcatcttattttgaagctcccagctctctgaagtgacgtcgacgcagctttagctgcagagaagctattaggcttgtgttgataataattaactcctggactattttccaacttccaaatgcatcgtttggtgagtacagaccatatttgtactactgtaaaagtttggtgtcatggcatgtgattttagtgtggtaattttggagatacggaccaggatccattaattcgggataactcagtaactcagctgatgttcagtcaatatcgaaaaaactgcgggtgggctacttggctggatatcacggttcaaatgaccccaggttgaatctactccggagtatcactttaaactaAACAgttgaaggagaaaaaaaatgaacaaatgaaaaTGAAGGAGCATGACAAAAATATGTATATGCACAGTTTTAAAGAACATCAAGTCTGTACAgccaagatttaaaaaaaaaaaagaagcaaactcACCCTCGATTGTATATTTTCTCAGCTCTGCCTGAGCTGTGTAACTGTAGCTGCTTTGTCAGAAATGGCCCACTGGCTTTCAGATGTGTGTAATGTTAGATCAGATGCCCTTGATTTAAATATATCTTACAAACTCCTCCCGTGGTCTGTGATAGGCTGTGGGACTCTGCATAAACACCACTGATTTGATATTGCCAAAAATAAAAGTGAAAGTAAGAGCCATTTCCCTGAAACCATGTCATTTACAAGCAACTGAGATTACTCAAAATGGTGGACTATAGTACAGCTTATAAAACTGTAACACTTTATGGTGGTTCAGTATGTACCCAATAGTGCTGAGAAGTTTTTCAGATAACAGACACAGGTGAATCCTACTGATCTGCATTCTATAATAATTTCACACTATGTCTCAGTTTAATTTTTCTTCCTCAACTCTCTGGACTGCTTCCTAACATGGCACATTTCATAGGGCCCATAATTCATTCAACTTAATGGAGCAAAACAGATTAAATGGATATTTTCagaagattgttaagttctgcacaagcctgctaatgatgcattgatctgaatcaggtgatCTGAAGCAGGGAACCATCTAAAAcatgcaggacagcggccctcgaggaccggatgcgAGTATCCCTGCCTTACATGCTGTATGTGAATGTTGGATGATATGTACATGATCTTGAAGCTGACTTCACAGATCAATCAGAGCCAGATCCCTCGAGTTTTCAAGGACTTTTAACAGCACATATTCTTGCTCAGCTACAGGCAGAGATGACATATTAAAATAATCAACCTGACTAATGAAGACATCTAAGCTCTTTCTGAGACTAGACTGGTTTACTTTCATCTACTCGTCAGAGAAGGAGAGGGTGACTATTCTATAGTGGAAATAAATGCCGTCATTCTTGGAAAAACAACTGTACCCCCTCCTCCAGAGTCTTTGCTGGAAGTTGATCTCAATCAGTGATCGATTACAACTTGAGGCATTACTGTTGTGTACTGCTGTACTGTGTTTGTACACTTAGTCTGCCAGTTGTCATTCGAGGGCAGTGGTTCAGACTTCCATTTGGGGCAGAGAGGGACACTTAGAAAAATTAGTCAGACTCAGAAAACAGATGACCAGACGTTTTTGACCAAAGATGATAAAATTCCAAAATTCTATATTGCAAAGaattcttaaagggacactgtgtaattttgtcccccatctagtggtgcaattttattttgcaaagtcgaatgaatttgctctctagcgcttcgcgttttcaaatgtgcgttgcaacttgttgaactacggtaggcggtatgtgtcaagattctttTTGTCATACtttcctgtggcgtggcataaatgtagcaccgcgttagttctggcagaccacgtagtcaacgcgccctttgcctattggctgacgccgacccaacccttatggctgtccacaacaagctgcgctcaatgggtaatcagctgctgctcgcaattggatgctggcatttggggcactgcatttaaacttggtttgctgtcactgcttttttttgctttctgcttgcacccaccacctcccctgctccaccgacttctcattgccaaacaatgtcatactgttgttcattgttgcttgctctgttctagggggtttgttgcctttacagcaaatgaaaggcactccacctgaggatgctgctgttccctgtcttggctttcatggagctcatggaaaagtcgggaacttcctccgaacaaagccataccgccaaacacaattatatgcattcagaataagcttctgaaattcatctctgtttctcgtctcattttgacgagagtggttctgacagaactatggtcttccattgcgaaccAAAGTGCtggccgttcaggctggtttataccagagaatgtctcaTGGCGTAGACCAGTtctgtttatacctgcgtgcaaacgtgacgtcaaaatgattTATGAattaatatgttgatttgagctaataaatgacttaatatattacacagtgtccctttaagctaTTGAATTGTTTTATCACAGTCTTTCACAATGAGGTTTCCTTCTTATCTTTAGTTCTGACACACTGAACCTCTCTGGGATGTTGTTGTTTTACCCAGttatgttactgacatgttgcCAATTAACCTCATTATCTCACatctgtttttgctgttttcaaTTAAATATGGAGTTGAAATGATTTGCCAGACATTTTATCCAGtttttattgctattttatttacattttacaaaaaAGGGTGTGGATATGAAATGGTTTGGCTTTGTGTGGATGTGCTTAAGTACAGACGAAAAAAAGGTTTACGGGTGTAAACTTCCTTCCATACTGAGCTTGGCAATCAAATattaaaattttaatcgagaCAAGAGAAACCAGGGGAAGCAAACAAACAATAGCTGTGTTTATAAGAAAGATGAAGTGTGATTAAATCTATTTAGTAGTCTAACATCAATATTTGAAATGATACAGACTATCACATAGTCTTCAGATTAATATTAGAAATGTACacaactgttaaaaaaaaaagttaacttATTAACATTGTATGTAGTAATGTACTAATATACCGGTATAGTCTAAATGCTGTGCTACCCAATATCATTAAGTCcactttaatcatttaaatattCAATCCTAAACATCCTCATTCACTGCTGAACATCATGATTACATAGTGTTTAAAAAGTATCAAAAAATAATCAGTGTAATACTCCAACCACAATGTAGCACGGCAGGGGAAGGTGTAGGGCCAGGATGGACACCAAACCTCCTTCCTCAAGAAACTCAACACGGACCAGTATCTTGTAGTTGAGCTGTGGCCATGTGAGGCGGCGACAAGGTAAACAACAAGGCCCAGGCCCAGGAACAATGCTCATCATTCCTGACTTCAAATGTACCCAGATCATTACTCAGTTTATGAATCTAAATATCTACACTTtgatctcctcctcctcttcagaaAATGCATTAGTTGCTTTGTGACTTTTGTAAAAAGTTGGAGAGGTGTTGTTGCTGCTTATGCTTGTTCCATTTGTGAAGGACCCTCCACCATAATGACGAGCCAGGACATCAGCTGCCCTCTGGAACCTTTCTGCCTCCATCACAGGTTCCTCTCTGTGAGGAGACCCCGTGGATGCGTCAGGTGTTCTTACAGATCCCCTGTCTTCCTCTGGCTCTGTCCAGCTATCTCTGTTGTTCAGACTGCACCTCAACGAGCCACTACACATGGACAGGCTGGGTGAAGTCACTCCAGGGCTCTGCACAGGCGTCTCTGTCAGAGAGCTATCTTCATCTTTTTCCTCTTCCCCTCCTTCCTCACTTTCATCTGCTGCCTGGCTGTGATTGGATATCTGCAGGGAGCTGGCATTGTCGATCAAGCTCAACACCTCAGTCATAAGAGACGGACCTAAATCCACTATGAATGAGGCGAGGGAGTCAGAGCGAGTCAATGTGATGCCGCTATTGTCTGGTGGGGACCCTTTAAGAACATCTCCATCTTGAAACTGTCTTTCAAGTCGGGAAAGGCGGGGCAGAGTGACAAATCCAGACTGCACAcctgcaaacacacagaaaaaaagaaaacacaatcaAGTGCCTGAAATGATCTGTATTACAATACATTTTAAACTGTCAAGGGAAACCTAAACAAACCAACACTGACAGTATTTCAGTAAATGTAAAAGTTCATTaattcttccatccatccatccatccatcatctacagGATCGGGTCACGGGAGCAgtagcttgagcagagaagcccagacgtccctgtccccggccacttcctccagctcttccgggggaccccgaggcgttcccaggtcagctgagagacatagtctctccaacgtgtcctgagTCTTCCTGGGACCttctcccagtgggacgtgccCGGAACagctcaccagggaggcgtccaggaggcatcctgaaCAGATTCCCAAGCCACCTCACCTgactcgatgcggaggagcagcggctctactccgagccccttcctgatgaccgagcttctcaccctatttcTAAGGGAGaacccagacaccctgcggaggaagcccatttcggccgcttgtatttgcaatctcgttctttcggtcactacccacagctcatgaccataggtgaggataggaacgaAGATCGACCGGTAAATTGACTTTACCACGACAGGCCaatgcagagcccgcatcactgctgacgccgcaccgatccgactgtcaatctcctgctccatttgtCCCTCaatcgtgaacaagaccccgagatacttgaactcctacacttggggaaggatctcattcccaacccggagagggcattccacccttttccagctgaggaccatggtctcagactttggaggtgctgattctcatcccagccgcttcacactcggctgcgaaccgctccagtgagagctgaagattacagcccgacgacgccaacagaaccacatcatccgcaaaaagcagggacccgattctgaggtcgccataCCAGACCCCTCAATGCCCTGGCTGCACCTAGATATTCTGTctataaaaattatgaacagaatcggtgacaaagggcagccctgacggagtccaaacCTAAAACATCCGACTTACTGCAAGCAATGCGGAACAAACTCTGACACCAGTCACCGAACAGCCTCTATTAAGGGgcccggcactccatactccccgAGCACCCCCCACTGGACTCACTGAGGGACAcagtcgaacgccttctccaagtccacaaaacacatgtagactggttgggcgaactcccatgcaccctccaggaccctgctgagggtgtagaggtggtccactgttccatggCCAgcacgaaaaccacactgcacctcctgaatccgagatttgaCTTGCCGtcagatcctcctctccagtacccccgaatagaccttaccagggaggctgaggagtgtgatccccctgtagttggaacacaccctccggtcccccttcttaaagagggggaccaccatcCCGATCTGCCCACTCCGGGCGGTCCTCATCCatccttgccaccgaggagctttttgaccacctcggcaaccttaGCCCCAGAAAATATCATCGTAGTCAAAATGCAGCGTTTAAGACAGCATTATGTacattttatcattattttcaagaagCAATGTACAGAATCAGTGTGTTTTaaattgataaagaaaaaaacaatgggAACTACAAATTTGGGTTTATGTACAGCATTTCAGCACCTTCACCAGGAGGTGGCAGCAGTAACCCAACAGTGATTTTGAAGCTGTCCACAGTGCTATCTTAACACACATATTGCTCAATCTTTTGAATATGATTAACCGTTAGGAAAATAAATTTTAAGAGACGTGGGATGAAAAGGAGGAAGAGCAAGAGAGAGAAATTTATTAGGGGAGGTATGAATAATCAGTATAATTGTGAATAAAAGATTTTTTCATAGAATACTGTGAGAAATAATATTCAAAGCTAAACTATGTGCAGGAATTCACTGGTGAAAAGATTAATGTAAATTAAACAATTACATTAATCCTAAACCTAATATTTGCAAAAAGCAGCCATCATCCCTAAGATTACTGAAACTCCTCCTGGTCTACATCACCCCGATTCCTTCTGAACTGGGTAATACCTCTGGAACTGGAAAGGGGCTTTCCAGTCACTACACACTGCTGTCTGacaagctctgattggttagCAAATTCAACAAATagtgtgtttgtgcttgttcaTTTAGGCGGATGCACATGCATACGGAGATGGCAGGAAATGCCCAGTAAGTATCTCTCTGTTCAGCAAACCAGCTGTGGGTGTTTGTGTTTTGAGCGCTAAGTGTGTACAGGTGTTGCCCTGGTGATTCCAGATGACTCAGAAGAAGCCCGCATGTTTGCTGGTTGTCGTGGAGGAATATGGGGACGATGTTAAACAGAGGGCTTCTCAAGCTATGTGTTTGTGTGGCTCCTGACATTTATAGTTCTGTTTGCAAGAAGTTTACTGGAGACTGAAAagtaaaaacataaattaaagtGATTGTTGTTTAGGTTGGACTGtggtttgtgattttttttattgattgtgGGTCACATATCTAACCTTGTAATaaaaggaagttttttttttgtctttggagAACTTTTTTCTACATACTCAAGCAAACTGAGTTCATgtcagacagaaa is drawn from Odontesthes bonariensis isolate fOdoBon6 chromosome 21, fOdoBon6.hap1, whole genome shotgun sequence and contains these coding sequences:
- the cdc42ep1b gene encoding cdc42 effector protein 1b, whose amino-acid sequence is MSLGKLPGIKGLVSGSQGKRRFKSDLSVDMISPPLGDFRHTMHVGRGGDVFGDTSFLSNYGGMKEPGSPDSANSSKSTGFFTRTFRHVQRSSGPRPRRGSRDLSSPPPDISPIIKNAISLPQLNVDSANGCLQRVLFPSSISSTDDSFCTYGVQSGFVTLPRLSRLERQFQDGDVLKGSPPDNSGITLTRSDSLASFIVDLGPSLMTEVLSLIDNASSLQISNHSQAADESEEGGEEEKDEDSSLTETPVQSPGVTSPSLSMCSGSLRCSLNNRDSWTEPEEDRGSVRTPDASTGSPHREEPVMEAERFQRAADVLARHYGGGSFTNGTSISSNNTSPTFYKSHKATNAFSEEEEEIKV